A stretch of the Amycolatopsis sp. BJA-103 genome encodes the following:
- a CDS encoding tyrosine-type recombinase/integrase: protein MTPDPAQILAARQTLAELGVTLADLQDNPAETPGIPTLADYLPQVIAAAGPGAARTYGNHWTRMATAWGDRRLDQITATDIEAMQHDAATHARTRRNTRNGRHASEHVVAAARAIFNRAIADDLIPAAASPAHRVAKPRRLPSPRRALTATELDHINTAARCSGNDPVLDALLLRLHTETACRRGGALALRLTDLDTTQCLVRLEEKGGTLRWQPISPLLASRLADHATARGAHEPSEHLLRYRDGRALTTRRYDHLWKRLGQQLPWITNQGISTHWLRHTTLTWVERHYGYGIARAYAGHTDNTGPRHHHLHQSRPPNRRHRTRRNDRTTPPTSPAIARALSLWVTPRLR, encoded by the coding sequence ATGACGCCTGACCCCGCCCAGATCCTCGCCGCCCGCCAAACACTCGCCGAACTGGGCGTCACCCTCGCAGACCTACAGGACAACCCAGCCGAGACACCCGGCATCCCCACGTTGGCCGACTACCTCCCCCAGGTCATCGCCGCCGCAGGCCCCGGAGCCGCCCGCACCTACGGCAACCACTGGACACGCATGGCCACAGCCTGGGGCGACCGGCGCCTCGACCAAATCACCGCCACCGACATCGAGGCCATGCAACACGACGCCGCCACCCACGCCCGCACCCGCCGCAACACCCGCAACGGCCGCCACGCCAGCGAACACGTAGTCGCGGCCGCCCGTGCGATCTTCAACCGGGCCATCGCCGACGACCTCATCCCCGCCGCGGCAAGCCCCGCCCACCGCGTCGCCAAACCCCGCCGACTCCCCAGCCCACGCCGCGCGCTCACCGCCACCGAACTCGACCACATCAACACCGCCGCCCGTTGCAGTGGCAACGACCCCGTCCTCGACGCACTCCTGCTCCGCCTCCACACCGAAACCGCCTGCCGCCGCGGCGGAGCACTCGCCCTCCGACTCACAGACCTCGACACCACCCAATGCCTCGTCCGCCTCGAAGAAAAAGGCGGCACACTCCGCTGGCAGCCCATCAGCCCACTACTCGCCAGCCGCCTCGCCGACCACGCCACCGCCCGCGGCGCACACGAACCAAGCGAGCACCTGCTGCGCTACCGCGACGGCCGAGCACTCACCACCCGACGCTACGACCACCTCTGGAAACGCCTCGGCCAACAACTCCCCTGGATCACCAACCAAGGCATCTCCACCCACTGGCTCCGCCACACCACCCTCACCTGGGTCGAACGCCACTACGGCTACGGCATCGCCCGCGCCTACGCAGGCCACACCGACAACACCGGCCCCCGCCACCACCACCTACATCAAAGCCGACCTCCAAACCGTCGCCACCGCACTCGCCGCAATGACCGGACAACCCCACCCACTAGCCCAGCCATAGCGCGCGCACTCAGCTTGTGGGTGACTCCAAGGCTCCGCTGA